A single window of Vicinamibacterales bacterium DNA harbors:
- the murA gene encoding UDP-N-acetylglucosamine 1-carboxyvinyltransferase has protein sequence MASLKIEGGRALSGRVAVEGNKNSALPLIAACVLTERPCEIANVPRIRDVEVLLDIIEALGARVEGRGTGHLRIQCAGINSDRPDPALVGRLRGSVLLLGPLLARRGVARLAPPGGDFPTRRTIATHLEALVAMGGVPLDEPGHALEVPNGLRGASLYLEEASVTGTETALLAAAAASGPSEIRHAAMEPHVVELCVFLQAMGVGIEGAGSSTLRVHPPARLGGASHRLAGDYIEAGSWGVVAAITNGEIEVTGARTADLEVIAAPLKKMGLDCSYLDDRLVVRPSKLTAVRRITTGLWPGFPSDLVSLVTVLSTQAEGRTLVHDWLYELRLFALEQMSAMRADLFLCDPHRIIVSGPTRLRGRTLDSRDLRSGMALIAAALAAEGESRVTPLETVERGYASLVERLRSLGAQVERVQ, from the coding sequence ATGGCTTCTTTGAAGATCGAGGGCGGCCGCGCCCTGTCGGGGCGGGTGGCGGTCGAGGGAAACAAGAACTCGGCGCTGCCGCTCATTGCCGCCTGCGTGCTCACGGAGCGACCCTGCGAGATCGCGAACGTGCCGCGGATCCGCGACGTCGAAGTGCTGCTCGACATCATCGAGGCGCTCGGGGCGCGCGTCGAGGGGCGTGGGACGGGACATCTCCGCATCCAGTGCGCCGGGATCAACAGCGATCGCCCCGATCCCGCGCTGGTCGGCCGGCTGCGAGGCTCGGTGCTGCTGCTGGGACCGCTCCTCGCGCGGCGGGGTGTCGCGCGGCTCGCGCCTCCCGGAGGAGACTTCCCGACGCGGCGCACGATCGCCACGCATCTCGAGGCGCTCGTCGCGATGGGTGGGGTTCCGCTGGACGAGCCCGGACACGCGCTCGAAGTGCCGAACGGACTGAGAGGGGCGTCGCTCTACCTCGAAGAGGCCTCTGTCACCGGGACCGAGACGGCGCTGCTCGCCGCGGCGGCCGCCAGCGGGCCGTCCGAGATCCGTCACGCCGCGATGGAGCCGCATGTCGTCGAGTTGTGCGTGTTCCTTCAGGCGATGGGCGTCGGCATCGAGGGAGCCGGCAGCAGCACGCTTCGCGTCCACCCGCCGGCGCGGCTGGGCGGTGCGTCGCACCGGCTCGCCGGCGACTACATCGAGGCCGGAAGCTGGGGCGTCGTCGCCGCGATCACGAACGGCGAGATCGAAGTGACCGGCGCGCGCACGGCGGACCTCGAAGTGATCGCCGCGCCGCTGAAGAAGATGGGGCTCGACTGCAGCTACCTCGACGACCGTCTCGTGGTCCGGCCGTCGAAGCTGACGGCGGTCCGCCGCATCACCACCGGTCTGTGGCCGGGATTTCCCAGCGATCTCGTCAGCCTCGTCACCGTCCTGTCCACGCAGGCGGAAGGGCGCACGCTGGTGCACGACTGGCTCTACGAGCTGCGGCTGTTCGCGCTCGAGCAGATGAGCGCGATGCGCGCCGATCTGTTCCTGTGCGATCCGCACCGCATCATCGTCAGCGGACCGACGCGGTTGCGCGGCCGCACGCTCGACAGCCGGGACCTTCGATCGGGCATGGCGCTGATCGCCGCGGCGCTGGCCGCCGAAGGGGAGAGCCGCGTCACGCCGCTCGAAACCGTCGAGCGCGGCTACGCCTCGCTGGTCGAGCGGTTGCGCAGTCTCGGCGCGCAGGTGGAGCGAGTGCAGTAA
- a CDS encoding PEGA domain-containing protein — protein MSVPLPDHASTQSSSGFEDGLGRRALEFDRETGGMLERLVLRPELSAFEKVLVERIALVAALEDERFPRPRAAERQDDRLTVLSEYVAGRRLSDIIEAAADHGIVAGLDAALGLLLEILPALSRLHEAGLAHGALAPGRVVITPAGQLALLDAIYAEPLERLQLTRKRLWAEFRLAFPPTAGPARFDKAADLAHASIIAASLTVGRALQERDYPEGIPPLRNEIHEIAAIRGSKSFADAVDKYFAATLPLAGRRTTPTADEAAIDLRKLVRKELGINTCRAALLEFLQHVETADAERTVADAAERDRWIAAAADAVRREADRQQWADAAPAAKADAPSGRRGRAETERAERERIEADRVARERAEAEREERERAEQARREAERERAEAARREEERREAERRERERLEAERLEQERAARDRAEAERRERERLEAERLEQERIARERAEAERRERERLEAERLEKERIEKARLEAERRERERLEAERRERERLEAERLENERLERERLEAERRERERLEAERRERERLEAERREKERIEQARLEAERRERERLEAERRERERLEAERLERERIERERLEAERRERERLEAERRERERLEAERLERERIEQARLEAERIERERIEAERRERERLETERRERERLEAERREQERAEAERRERERAEQERAEAERLEQERREAEREQERAARARAEAERREQERLEAERRDKERAEKDRAAKEKARLEAEQREREQQPAAESDRQAPAVSKSGWLVPPNRAAAFEPVATEPEPKPAAPVKPYPIYVAPSDPPAWTPTPLPEAATQEEFLASLSQIRPPAPPPAPVPASSGSPIRLKVADERPAPSRAESRREPVAVPLSAAEAYEPFRPIEERRQIPWKLIAAGVILLAGGFAVFRGYGPSAAPMVETVKKVIPKSDAAPAELPPVGANVGRLVITTQPAGAKVSLDGKPAGETPLTIDAVKPGRHVIAIASSEGSARRTVRVEAGQVMTLDFPLYSGFAAISIPFVVQVSEGGKVLGTSESQILLSPGRHILRLVNKDLGYSAAETVEIVAGEVTRLDLDPQGRANINAAPWAEVWIDGEKAGETPLANVPIRLGVREIVFKNPQYPERKQTVTITAGAPATISVDFIK, from the coding sequence ATGTCGGTTCCCCTGCCGGATCACGCGTCAACGCAGTCGTCCTCCGGCTTCGAGGACGGCCTCGGACGCCGTGCGCTCGAGTTCGATCGCGAGACCGGCGGCATGCTGGAACGGCTCGTCCTGCGCCCCGAGCTGAGCGCGTTCGAGAAGGTCCTGGTCGAGCGGATCGCGCTGGTCGCGGCGCTGGAAGACGAACGCTTTCCCCGCCCGCGCGCCGCCGAACGCCAGGACGATCGGCTGACGGTGCTCTCGGAGTACGTCGCCGGCCGCCGCCTCTCCGACATCATCGAAGCCGCCGCCGATCACGGCATCGTCGCTGGCCTGGACGCCGCCCTCGGCCTTCTGCTCGAAATCCTGCCCGCGCTTTCCCGCCTCCACGAAGCCGGCCTCGCGCATGGCGCGCTCGCCCCCGGACGGGTCGTGATCACCCCCGCGGGACAACTCGCGCTGCTCGACGCGATCTACGCCGAACCGCTCGAACGGCTGCAGCTGACGCGCAAGCGGCTGTGGGCCGAATTCCGCCTGGCCTTCCCGCCGACCGCCGGTCCCGCCCGGTTCGACAAGGCCGCCGATCTCGCGCACGCCTCGATCATCGCCGCGTCGCTCACCGTGGGACGCGCGCTGCAGGAACGGGACTATCCCGAGGGGATCCCGCCGCTCAGGAACGAGATCCACGAGATCGCCGCCATCCGCGGATCGAAATCCTTCGCCGACGCGGTCGACAAGTACTTCGCCGCGACGCTGCCGTTGGCCGGGCGCCGGACGACGCCGACGGCCGACGAGGCGGCGATCGACCTGCGGAAGCTGGTGCGGAAGGAGCTGGGGATCAATACCTGCCGCGCCGCGCTGCTCGAATTCCTGCAGCACGTCGAGACCGCGGACGCCGAGCGCACCGTGGCGGACGCGGCCGAGCGCGATCGCTGGATTGCCGCCGCCGCGGACGCCGTCCGCCGCGAGGCGGATCGCCAGCAATGGGCGGACGCCGCCCCGGCCGCGAAGGCGGACGCGCCGTCAGGACGCCGCGGCCGGGCGGAGACCGAACGCGCCGAGCGCGAGCGGATCGAGGCGGACCGCGTCGCGCGCGAGCGGGCCGAAGCGGAGCGCGAGGAGCGCGAGCGCGCCGAACAGGCGCGACGCGAGGCCGAGCGGGAACGGGCGGAAGCCGCGCGCCGCGAGGAAGAGCGCCGCGAAGCCGAGCGGCGCGAGCGCGAACGGCTCGAAGCCGAGCGTCTCGAGCAGGAACGGGCCGCGCGCGACCGCGCCGAAGCCGAACGCCGCGAGCGCGAGCGGCTCGAAGCCGAGCGCCTCGAGCAGGAACGGATCGCGCGCGAGCGCGCCGAAGCCGAACGCCGCGAGCGCGAACGGCTCGAGGCGGAACGGCTGGAGAAGGAGCGGATCGAGAAGGCGCGTCTGGAGGCGGAGCGCCGCGAGCGCGAACGGCTCGAGGCCGAGCGCCGCGAGCGCGAGCGGCTCGAGGCGGAGCGGCTCGAGAACGAGCGCCTCGAACGCGAACGCCTCGAGGCCGAGCGCCGCGAGCGCGAGCGGCTGGAGGCCGAGCGGCGCGAGCGCGAGCGGCTCGAAGCGGAGCGCCGCGAGAAGGAACGCATCGAACAGGCGCGACTCGAGGCGGAGCGGCGCGAGCGCGAACGGCTCGAAGCGGAGCGCCGTGAACGCGAACGCCTCGAGGCCGAGCGGCTGGAGCGGGAGCGTATCGAACGCGAGCGCCTCGAAGCGGAGCGGCGGGAGCGCGAGCGGCTGGAAGCGGAGCGCCGCGAACGCGAGCGGCTCGAAGCCGAGCGGCTGGAACGGGAGCGCATCGAGCAGGCCCGGCTCGAGGCCGAGCGGATCGAACGCGAACGCATCGAAGCCGAACGGCGGGAGCGGGAACGCCTGGAAACGGAGCGGCGCGAGCGCGAGCGGCTCGAAGCCGAGCGCCGCGAGCAGGAGCGCGCCGAGGCCGAGCGCCGCGAACGGGAGCGCGCCGAGCAGGAGCGCGCCGAAGCGGAGCGCCTCGAGCAGGAACGCCGGGAGGCCGAGCGCGAGCAGGAACGCGCCGCGAGGGCGCGCGCCGAAGCGGAGCGCCGCGAGCAGGAGCGCCTCGAGGCCGAGCGCCGCGACAAGGAGCGCGCCGAGAAGGATCGCGCCGCGAAGGAGAAGGCCCGTCTCGAGGCGGAGCAGCGCGAGCGCGAGCAGCAGCCCGCTGCGGAGTCCGACCGTCAGGCGCCGGCCGTCTCGAAGAGCGGCTGGCTCGTGCCGCCGAACCGCGCCGCGGCGTTCGAACCGGTGGCGACCGAACCCGAGCCGAAGCCCGCCGCCCCGGTGAAGCCGTACCCGATCTACGTGGCGCCGTCCGACCCCCCGGCGTGGACACCGACGCCGCTGCCCGAGGCCGCCACGCAGGAAGAGTTCCTCGCGTCGCTGTCGCAGATTCGCCCGCCGGCGCCGCCGCCCGCGCCGGTCCCGGCGAGCAGCGGCTCGCCGATCCGCCTGAAGGTGGCCGACGAGCGGCCCGCGCCGTCGCGCGCGGAGAGCCGGCGCGAACCGGTCGCAGTCCCCCTGTCGGCGGCCGAGGCGTACGAACCGTTCCGGCCGATCGAGGAGCGCCGGCAGATTCCGTGGAAGCTGATCGCCGCCGGCGTCATCCTGCTGGCCGGCGGATTCGCGGTCTTCCGCGGCTACGGACCGAGCGCCGCGCCGATGGTCGAGACCGTCAAGAAGGTCATTCCCAAGTCGGACGCCGCGCCGGCGGAGCTGCCGCCGGTGGGCGCCAACGTCGGCCGCCTGGTGATCACGACACAACCGGCGGGTGCGAAGGTCTCGCTCGACGGCAAGCCCGCCGGCGAAACCCCGCTGACGATCGACGCCGTCAAACCCGGCCGCCACGTCATCGCCATCGCCAGCAGCGAAGGGTCCGCCCGTCGCACCGTGCGCGTCGAGGCCGGTCAGGTCATGACGCTCGACTTCCCGCTCTACTCCGGGTTCGCCGCGATCTCGATCCCCTTCGTGGTGCAGGTATCGGAGGGCGGCAAGGTGCTCGGCACCAGCGAAAGCCAGATCCTTCTCAGCCCAGGGCGCCACATCCTGCGCCTGGTGAACAAGGACCTTGGCTACAGCGCGGCCGAGACGGTCGAGATCGTGGCGGGCGAAGTGACCCGGCTCGATCTCGATCCGCAGGGACGCGCCAACATCAACGCGGCGCCGTGGGCCGAAGTGTGGATCGACGGCGAGAAGGCCGGCGAGACGCCGCTGGCCAACGTGCCCATTCGCCTCGGCGTGCGCGAGATCGTCTTCAAGAACCCGCAATACCCCGAGCGGAAGCAGACCGTGACCATCACCGCGGGCGCACCGGCCACCATCTCGGTGGACTTCATCAAGTAG
- a CDS encoding TolC family protein: MSSRSRVHAWIAVCLLVPSAGAGQEQTEREVVELIVRDGPQARAIRSETEVTRREQLARLAYPNPSLTYSREGAGFTEFLQAEQPVPVFGARAALSRAGGAATGAAEADRDARLWRLRSDAAAAVSRAVAEQARLEAARAYMRELERLIEILRTREREGEGSRFDRLRAEEEYREANQVVASATAALAEARSVLTGMLPRDVPASTIAAASPSGPMPAIDALSARAIAARAELRALQQTEARAAFEADAARRARLPAPTVFGGLKRADDLSGRARGGVFGVTVSLPVFDRGGREAARWDAERARADAERASLEHRIRSEVAGAAQVLSVRQAAIAAEGQAGAEELVQIAEIAYREGEVGILELLDAVRTAARARNRGIDLRLDVRLAQVALERAIGAPVWP; the protein is encoded by the coding sequence ATGTCGAGCCGATCCCGGGTCCACGCCTGGATTGCCGTCTGCCTGCTCGTTCCGTCCGCCGGCGCCGGGCAGGAACAGACCGAGCGCGAGGTCGTCGAGTTGATCGTCCGCGATGGACCGCAGGCGCGAGCCATCCGCAGCGAGACGGAAGTCACACGGCGGGAGCAGCTCGCACGCCTCGCGTATCCGAATCCGTCGCTCACCTACAGCCGCGAGGGGGCCGGGTTCACCGAGTTTCTCCAGGCGGAGCAGCCGGTGCCGGTGTTCGGCGCCCGGGCCGCGCTGTCTCGCGCCGGCGGAGCTGCCACCGGCGCTGCTGAAGCGGACCGCGACGCGCGGCTCTGGCGGCTGCGCTCGGACGCCGCGGCGGCGGTGAGCCGGGCCGTCGCCGAACAGGCGCGCCTGGAGGCGGCCCGCGCATACATGCGCGAGCTGGAGCGCCTGATCGAGATCCTTCGCACGCGCGAGCGTGAAGGGGAGGGATCGCGGTTCGATCGCCTGCGAGCCGAGGAAGAGTACCGGGAAGCGAACCAGGTCGTGGCCTCGGCGACGGCGGCGCTCGCCGAGGCGCGCTCGGTGCTGACAGGCATGCTCCCGCGCGATGTGCCGGCGAGCACGATCGCGGCGGCGTCGCCGTCGGGCCCCATGCCCGCGATCGACGCGCTCTCGGCGCGAGCGATCGCGGCACGCGCGGAACTGCGGGCGCTCCAGCAGACGGAAGCGCGGGCCGCGTTCGAAGCCGACGCGGCGCGCCGCGCGCGGCTGCCCGCGCCGACCGTGTTCGGCGGGTTGAAGCGCGCCGACGATCTCTCCGGCCGCGCGCGCGGCGGGGTGTTCGGCGTGACCGTCTCGCTCCCCGTGTTCGATCGCGGCGGGCGCGAGGCCGCGCGCTGGGACGCCGAGCGTGCCCGCGCCGATGCGGAGCGGGCGTCGCTCGAGCACCGCATCCGCAGCGAGGTGGCTGGTGCCGCGCAGGTCCTGTCGGTTCGGCAGGCCGCCATCGCCGCGGAGGGGCAGGCCGGCGCCGAAGAGCTCGTGCAGATCGCCGAGATCGCGTACCGCGAGGGGGAAGTGGGGATTCTGGAGCTGCTCGACGCGGTGCGGACCGCCGCGCGCGCGCGGAACCGGGGGATCGATCTTCGACTGGATGTGCGGCTCGCCCAGGTTGCGCTCGAACGCGCGATAGGAGCACCAGTGTGGCCTTGA
- a CDS encoding PHP domain-containing protein produces MPVPPANAPFLLRRLRDLRSIDAAQERMLARDGIATLPDLDLAVAEERPAAADRALRRAAERIRHEIRPILLGRAWDILDRFMSGLSQCAAVDVWEAAGAVRRSEPIVQHLVVAARTANPDHATECVAALLPASEILLRNARRLIVQYEGVEIDVRVAPPDEYGSVLLAATGPPAHVAALLRRRTPRLTATEAEAYAHAGLAYLPPETRDSADALDRAGANAVPRLVSREDIRGDLHMHTSYSDGRDPLRHMVLAARALGYQYIAITDHSEHAGASRTLTLEDLARQADEIAQLQQDVPDMTILHGIEVDIMPDGSLDCPDAVLASLDIVLASLHDSAGQDGTRLTRRCLAAIEHPFVSVITHPANQLVGRRAGYDMDYDAIYAAAAATGTALEIDGAPAHLDLSGERAREAVAAGATVVIDSDCHRAPALERQMRMGVGTARRGWVEPGHVLNTRSLADVRAFLAGKRTR; encoded by the coding sequence ATGCCGGTCCCGCCCGCGAACGCCCCCTTCCTGCTCCGGCGCCTTCGTGATCTCCGCAGTATCGACGCCGCGCAGGAGCGGATGCTGGCGCGTGACGGCATCGCAACCCTGCCCGATCTGGATCTTGCCGTTGCCGAAGAGCGCCCGGCGGCGGCGGACCGCGCGCTGCGGCGCGCGGCGGAGCGGATCCGCCACGAGATCCGTCCCATCCTCCTCGGGCGCGCGTGGGACATCCTGGATCGCTTCATGTCCGGCCTCTCGCAGTGCGCCGCGGTGGACGTCTGGGAGGCCGCGGGCGCGGTCCGCCGCAGCGAACCGATCGTCCAGCATCTCGTCGTCGCGGCGCGGACGGCGAATCCGGACCACGCAACCGAGTGCGTCGCGGCGCTGCTGCCCGCGTCAGAGATCCTGCTTCGCAACGCGCGGCGGCTGATCGTGCAGTACGAGGGGGTCGAGATCGACGTCCGCGTCGCGCCGCCGGACGAGTACGGCAGCGTGCTGCTCGCGGCCACGGGGCCCCCGGCGCACGTCGCGGCGCTGCTCAGACGGCGAACGCCGCGCCTCACCGCGACCGAAGCCGAGGCGTACGCGCACGCCGGCCTCGCGTACCTGCCGCCGGAAACGCGCGATTCGGCCGACGCCCTGGATCGGGCGGGAGCCAACGCCGTACCCCGGCTCGTGTCGCGCGAAGACATCCGCGGCGACCTGCACATGCACACCAGCTACAGCGACGGGCGCGATCCGCTGCGGCACATGGTGCTGGCGGCGCGGGCGCTCGGCTACCAATACATCGCCATCACCGATCATTCCGAGCACGCCGGCGCCTCGCGCACCCTGACGCTCGAGGACCTCGCGCGGCAGGCGGACGAGATCGCCCAGCTTCAGCAAGACGTGCCGGACATGACGATCCTCCACGGGATCGAGGTGGACATCATGCCGGACGGATCGCTCGACTGTCCCGATGCCGTCCTCGCCTCGCTCGACATCGTCCTCGCGTCGCTCCACGATTCGGCCGGCCAGGACGGCACGCGGCTGACCAGACGCTGCCTCGCGGCCATCGAGCATCCGTTCGTGTCGGTGATCACCCACCCGGCGAACCAGCTGGTGGGGCGCCGTGCCGGCTACGACATGGACTACGACGCGATCTATGCGGCGGCGGCGGCCACCGGCACGGCCCTCGAGATCGACGGCGCGCCCGCCCATCTCGACCTCAGCGGTGAGCGCGCGCGCGAAGCGGTCGCGGCGGGGGCGACGGTGGTGATCGACAGCGACTGCCACCGGGCCCCGGCGCTGGAGCGGCAGATGCGCATGGGCGTCGGCACCGCCCGGCGCGGGTGGGTGGAGCCGGGCCATGTGCTCAACACGCGGTCCCTCGCCGACGTGCGCGCCTTCCTCGCCGGCAAGCGGACGCGGTAG
- the lolA gene encoding outer membrane lipoprotein chaperone LolA, whose amino-acid sequence MTPLLLSVLLVLVPAVAPGQSRRPAAETARALQEKYDRVKDFTADFTHAYEGGVLNRKSTERGTVQIKKPGRMRWEYTAPEKKTFVSDGIKIFSYVPADKQVIVSDVPSADEATTAVLFLAGKGSLLRDFNVSYVETAAAGAVALRLDPRQKQRDYDWLIVTVDEATLQIRALTAADQQGGRSTFTFTNYRENTGIADNVFAFKIPRGADVIHAGTSR is encoded by the coding sequence ATGACGCCACTACTGCTGTCCGTTCTGCTCGTACTCGTCCCGGCGGTTGCCCCGGGCCAATCCCGTCGTCCGGCGGCCGAGACCGCCCGGGCGCTGCAGGAGAAGTACGACCGGGTCAAAGACTTCACCGCCGATTTCACCCACGCCTACGAGGGGGGCGTGCTGAATCGGAAATCAACCGAACGCGGCACCGTGCAGATCAAGAAGCCCGGACGCATGCGGTGGGAATACACCGCGCCCGAGAAGAAGACCTTCGTCTCCGACGGCATCAAGATCTTCTCGTACGTGCCCGCCGACAAGCAGGTCATCGTCAGCGACGTGCCCTCCGCCGATGAAGCGACCACGGCGGTGTTGTTTCTCGCCGGCAAGGGCAGCCTGCTGCGCGACTTCAACGTGAGCTATGTCGAGACCGCGGCGGCCGGCGCGGTCGCGCTGCGCCTCGATCCGCGGCAGAAACAGCGCGACTACGACTGGCTGATCGTCACCGTGGACGAGGCGACACTCCAGATCCGCGCGCTGACCGCCGCCGACCAGCAGGGGGGCCGTTCGACGTTCACGTTCACCAACTATCGGGAAAACACCGGCATCGCCGACAACGTGTTCGCCTTCAAGATTCCGAGGGGGGCCGATGTCATTCATGCGGGAACGTCTCGCTGA
- a CDS encoding secretin N-terminal domain-containing protein — protein MRERLADPRAALVAAALTLAGCATAAGLRQGRQAELTQDYDRAVVEYTKVVRANPGNREARTALERVKQRAAQDHTARARRFASQERYEEAVVEYQLAAELNPTDSAVESALRDARQRLRTKVAVTRGGRTELESLIERTRDMPAPGQDLPKDVKLPGTLTFGNGATARAVFLTVGRFANLSVIFDAGFRDQPLTIDLRDATLENALAALTASTRTFYRVTAPRTITIVPDTPAKRREYEETVVRTFYLSNADVKETIDLLRVVIDIRQISPTTATNAITIKDTPERIAAAGRLITAIDKARPEVVIDVELLEVDRTKLRDFGLQIASPGSAGISGSADVNRDDFRLANLKNLTAADVFLSGIPGIYYRLLKTDTSTRTLANPQLRTAEGLPATARFGERVPVPVTTFAPIAAGGVNTQPITSYAYENIGVNIDITPRTHHDDDVTLALKVSLSSISGTGFAGLPTFGNREISTTIRLKDGETNMLAGLIRDEERAVLSGIPGLSDIPLVGRLFANNHRETQQTDIILTLTPHIVRVLELTEADLLPFRFGRDGAGLGEILAPPPGPPRDEPAAPAGTQPQQTAPAPRTTPPAFPQPLVGTLPGTPLPVSSPPAPPKKPGGGTTR, from the coding sequence ATGCGGGAACGTCTCGCTGATCCGCGCGCCGCGCTCGTCGCGGCCGCGCTGACGCTTGCCGGATGCGCGACGGCGGCGGGACTGCGCCAGGGGCGCCAGGCCGAGCTGACGCAGGACTACGATCGCGCGGTCGTCGAATACACCAAGGTCGTGCGCGCCAACCCCGGCAACCGCGAAGCGCGCACGGCGCTGGAACGGGTGAAGCAGCGCGCCGCGCAGGACCACACCGCCCGGGCCCGCCGATTCGCGAGCCAGGAGCGGTACGAGGAGGCGGTCGTCGAGTATCAGCTCGCGGCCGAGCTCAATCCGACGGATTCCGCCGTCGAAAGCGCGCTGCGCGACGCGCGCCAGCGGCTGCGCACGAAAGTGGCCGTGACCCGCGGCGGCCGGACCGAGCTCGAAAGCCTCATCGAGCGGACCCGTGACATGCCCGCGCCCGGACAGGATCTGCCGAAGGACGTGAAGCTGCCCGGTACGCTCACCTTCGGCAACGGCGCCACGGCGCGCGCCGTGTTCCTCACCGTCGGCCGCTTCGCCAACCTGAGCGTCATCTTCGACGCCGGCTTCCGCGACCAGCCGCTGACGATCGATCTGCGCGATGCCACGCTCGAGAACGCCCTCGCCGCGCTGACCGCGAGCACGCGCACCTTCTATCGCGTCACCGCGCCGCGCACGATCACCATCGTTCCCGACACGCCGGCCAAGCGGCGGGAATACGAGGAGACCGTCGTCCGCACGTTCTACTTGAGCAACGCGGACGTCAAGGAGACCATCGACCTGCTGCGGGTGGTCATCGACATCCGCCAGATCTCGCCGACGACCGCGACCAATGCCATCACGATCAAGGACACGCCGGAGCGGATCGCCGCCGCCGGCCGGCTGATCACCGCCATCGACAAGGCGCGGCCGGAGGTCGTCATCGACGTCGAGCTGCTCGAGGTGGACCGCACGAAGCTGCGGGACTTCGGGCTCCAGATCGCGTCGCCGGGCTCCGCCGGCATATCCGGTTCGGCCGACGTGAACCGGGACGACTTCCGGCTCGCCAATCTCAAGAACCTGACCGCGGCGGACGTGTTCCTCTCGGGCATTCCCGGCATCTACTACCGGCTGCTGAAGACCGACACGTCCACCCGCACGCTGGCGAACCCGCAACTGCGCACCGCGGAAGGGCTGCCCGCCACCGCGCGTTTCGGTGAGCGCGTCCCCGTGCCGGTCACCACGTTCGCGCCGATCGCGGCCGGCGGCGTCAACACGCAGCCGATCACGTCGTACGCGTACGAGAACATCGGCGTCAACATCGACATCACGCCGCGGACCCACCACGACGATGACGTGACGCTGGCCCTGAAGGTGTCGCTGTCGAGCATCTCGGGAACCGGGTTCGCGGGGCTTCCCACGTTCGGCAACCGCGAGATCTCGACCACCATCCGCTTGAAGGATGGGGAAACCAACATGCTGGCGGGGTTGATCCGGGACGAAGAGCGCGCCGTGCTGTCGGGCATTCCCGGACTGAGCGACATTCCGCTGGTCGGACGCCTGTTCGCCAACAATCACCGCGAGACCCAGCAGACCGACATCATCCTCACGCTCACCCCGCACATCGTCCGCGTGCTGGAGCTGACCGAGGCGGATCTGCTGCCGTTCCGTTTTGGCCGTGACGGCGCCGGGCTGGGGGAAATCCTCGCCCCGCCGCCTGGTCCGCCCCGCGATGAACCAGCGGCGCCGGCCGGGACGCAGCCGCAGCAGACCGCGCCCGCGCCTCGCACGACGCCGCCGGCGTTTCCGCAGCCTCTCGTCGGCACGCTGCCCGGCACGCCTCTGCCAGTCTCGTCGCCGCCCGCGCCGCCGAAGAAACCCGGCGGAGGCACCACCCGGTAA